Genomic DNA from Chaetodon auriga isolate fChaAug3 chromosome 13, fChaAug3.hap1, whole genome shotgun sequence:
ttttttttaaaatctcaaatgttatattctttctctctttttaatcACCtttagagaagaaaacagagcaggcagctgccagtccaggtgagtttgtgtgtgtatttatgtgtgcacACGTGACTGTTTTATAAATTTATGGTCTTAGGATTTAAAGTCTTTACAATCTTAGTGAGATAAGAAAAAACTCcaatttaattgtttttattgatgcACGCTTAAATTCAGGGCGTGACTTAAGGTCACAGTTCACTGATGTGTTAAGCTTGGTTGGTATGTCTGAGCAATAACAATATTTTATGGTATAATGGAACAGACAGGATGAACATGGTTGATGTATTCACAAAAGACCAGAGTTAATCATAAAATAGCTTGCAAGGCAGAGTGCTGTATTTTATCTATTGGATTATGCACGAATGCTGTTGACCTATGGATCTGTTCCCACTCCTGCAGTGGTGTGCTATGCTGCTGACCGCAATGAGCTGAGGAGTCGTGTGATCCAGTGGCTGCAGACTGAGGTCGTCCCAGACGGCTGGTTTGTCAAAGGGTCCAACTTCTCTGATGTCCTGCTCAAATACTTCAAGGTGCGATTCCCTCCTCTGTAGACCGGACCTTGGTCTCAATTAATGTACACAGTCTTTTTCCAGAATACTCCGGATTATTTATCCATGTGGGCCTCCTCCAACCACTCTGATCCTTAAAGCCGCCTCAGACTGTGTCTAATTATTCATGTGACAGATCTTTCAAGCGTGTCAGCTGATGGTCATAATTCAGTTTAATGAGGATCTCTGTCCTGCAGAGGAGGACCCCTGCCACTCTCTGGGCTTACATGAATGACATTAAAGCAGACGAGCAGATGGTTCTTTGAACagtttgtttgaacagcagtATTTAATTGTCTGGTCTTTCCCATCTTGAAAATATGCTGCACATTTTTTAGATCACACTTGCTGCCAACTTTCTATCGCATCTCATATTTTCAGTTCAtctcctccacaaacacaccacgTGGCCATATAATGGGTCTTTAGTCATCTGAAAGGTCTACCAACATAACTGCCAAACTATGTCAACGACAGTATGACAGAGCTTAAAGGTTAACAAGCAGCTCTGATTAATTCAATGTGAGTATTTGTATTAAGGTGTATGCCTAAAATTACAATTCGCATAGAACTGTTCATGCTCGTGTTCATTTCTGCTCCAGTCCCTttgcaaaatattaaaaaataagtACACGCTGTAAGCAGAGCTGGTACAACAGAGCTGCGGAAGGTTTTGTCATGGCAACTGGTGCACTCTTGGTATTGTCTGTGGCTATAACTGCACACTCACTGACAGCCCAGACTGACCAGTCTATCAGAAAACACCAGTGATTTCTTTCAGACTAATATTTTCagtacacacacgtacacgaCAGAAAACTAATCAAAATGCACTATGACCCCTGAAGATGTAAAGTTGTGTCTGTCCATCCTTCTGCAGTCATATGACAACGGTGATTCTCAGCTGGACTCATCAGAGCTGCTCAAATTCATCCAGCAAAATGAGTCGGTTGTGGAGCTGCAGTCTTACGCAGACCAGGAGAGCAACAAGCTGCTCAGGTCAGTGAGTGTGGATTTCAGTGCTTATGTGTgtattagtattagtagtatGTGCATTCTTCCTTGTTTTATCGCAGTTTCGCCTCCCACCAAACCTCTGTAGTCTTACATTTACTTCTGTGGTAATGCTTGCACATACAGATGCATATCTATGGGCTGCAGTGCCATTTTAATGTATGAGGTGCAAGTTATCGAAACTATGCAGCCAGTGCAAACTTTACTGGAGGCATCCTGTGGGAGCCTGCACTGGCATAAACAGCTGTGCTCTGTGGAGTGTCACACTCCAACCAATTATCATTTCTTCTGTGTGCTTACTTTTGTCTGTAATGCTCTGCGGTCACTGTATAGAGCAGCTAATATTTATtctgcatgtatgtttgtgccTCCCAGGAGCCTGTGCGTTGATGCCCTCATCGAGCTCTCTGATGAGAACGCTGACTGGAAGCTGAGCTTTGATGAGTTCCTCAACTGCCTGAAGCCTGGCTTTAACCCACCAGAGAAGAGTGAGCTTAAAGTGACCGTTTGTGTATTTTGATTTAATGTAACATAAAGTCGCACACCAGTAGAAACGGTATATGGATTCACTGAAATGAGCTTTGTCAGACAGTCCTGACACCCAGCAAACTGTGGAAATGAGCCTCAGGTTGCTTCTCTATTCAGCGTTTTGTGGAGTCGCTTCAATCTGCACAGTCATCTGATGTCGATATATCTGGGATAAAGTTCACAGGAAGCGGAGAGAAAACATTCACTATGGAGCACTGAACCCTGGAGCTTTACCAgactcaaggacacacacacacacacacacacacacacacagacttgctTAGGACACTTTTGGAGACATAgaattgcattcatttcctggatacttgcctaaccctaaccactacGTCCAACTATTGGCCCAAAAATCTGGAGTTTTCCAGTTTTGGAACATGGCTTGTGTGCGTTTGTCCCCGATTGCCCCAGCTGTCCTCAATTAACTGGTCTTGAGTCTGAAATgtcatacccacacacacatttatctgGCTTTGTGTGGTTTTCTATTTAGAAATTCCACATTTACCACAAACAGAACTCCTTTTGTCATGAATATCGTGACTTTCAAGCCTGGACATTGTAAGATACTGAAACACATCTCAAAGGTTTTGGAAATGGCTTGAaattttctgacatgcacactTCAGACTCTCTCCTTAGCATGGGTGTTGGCAAATTTGCTGACTGTTCATTAGTAAGCTGAAATTAGCCAAAGGcatgtgattttaaaatgaacatactggatgaattacATGGCATTTTGAAATGCTGACAAATCTTGGTCATGGCAGTTGATTACAGTGCAatgctgtttctgttctgttcgtTCTGCTACGGTCTATTATGTGCGGTCTTGGCTGAATTGTTTGTCATGTGTCTTTCTGCAGAGTGTGCCTTGGAGGATGAGACATATGAGGATGGAGCAGAGACCCAGGTAGAGTGTAACCGCTGCGTTTGTGCATGTGGCAACTGGGTCTGCACTGCTATGACCTGCACTGGTAAGTTCAAATACCAGAGGTGATTTAttcttttgatcatttttatcaACTGACACATTACGGAGCCCCATGAACATTACTAATGATTTTGTTTGTTATCTGTCCAgataaaacagcagctgtggatgAGTCAACAGACGCTGGGGCAGAGATGACTGAGGAGGAGTGGAACCTCCGTGTGGCTGAGCTCAACAAGCACCAGGTTGGTCTTTGCAATCTGAAAACCCCtgtaaataataacaaaaatgtcACGTAATCAATCATGTCAATGTCATCataaatcaaaaccaaaagGGCCTCTACCCAGATTTCTCTACCCAGTCACATCTTTTAGTGTACTTCAAAGCGCCATCATTGCCCACAGCTCATAGGATTCCACTTGGTTATAAGGTCCATGAAATATCACTGACATGAGCCATAACCCAAGTGTCTGCTTTTAGATTCCTTCAGGATATAACCCTGATGACTTGCAATGTGTTTCTGGACAAAGAGCATTTGAAATCAAACTGCTCAGCCAGCACAAAACAATTCACAGAGGAATTGGTAGGTGTAAATTTTTATGTCACTGTGTACCAACCTAGCACAGCTCAGTGAGCCAGTGTATCAGCAGTTTTATGACTTTTGGCTCGAAAAGtgaaacaataaatcaaaagaTGTGAAATAAAGATATGTTTTCTAAATTAGTTCAATAAAACTGTGAAATGGGCATGGATATGATAGAAGgcagatgacagaaaaaagagcCAAATGATCAttaacctt
This window encodes:
- the LOC143330646 gene encoding follistatin-related protein 1-like; this encodes MMSRRVAALLLLAAAVCNAEELQSKSKVCANVFCGAGRECAVNEKGEPSCLCIESCKPHKRSVCGSNGKTYRNHCELHRDACLTGLKIQVAHDGHCQEKKTEQAAASPVVCYAADRNELRSRVIQWLQTEVVPDGWFVKGSNFSDVLLKYFKSYDNGDSQLDSSELLKFIQQNESVVELQSYADQESNKLLRSLCVDALIELSDENADWKLSFDEFLNCLKPGFNPPEKKCALEDETYEDGAETQVECNRCVCACGNWVCTAMTCTDKTAAVDESTDAGAEMTEEEWNLRVAELNKHQETVEKMKSSTKEA